One window of the Rhizorhabdus dicambivorans genome contains the following:
- a CDS encoding class II aldolase/adducin family protein, with protein sequence MLARQLHRGCSAQEARIRRDLACCYRLIAHLGWDDFTSTHISARLAADGEEFLINPYGMLFEEITASSLIKVNTEGEILSDSPYNVNRAGFVIHSAVHMARPDAQCVIHLHTRDGVAVSIMEGGLRPLSQTAMVIADKIAFHEHEGVSLDLDERARLQADLGNRNLMILRNHGTLALGRTVGEAFRRISLLERACSIQVAAMSMNDDIHYASPEVVRRTGERFDEAAMEAAASLLWPALVRKMERIDPSFADMD encoded by the coding sequence ATGTTAGCTCGACAGCTTCACCGTGGGTGTAGCGCCCAAGAGGCCCGGATTCGACGCGATTTAGCTTGCTGCTATCGCCTCATTGCCCATCTGGGGTGGGACGATTTCACCTCGACACATATCTCCGCCCGCTTAGCGGCCGACGGCGAAGAGTTTCTGATCAACCCGTATGGAATGCTGTTTGAAGAAATCACGGCGTCTAGCCTCATCAAGGTGAACACCGAAGGCGAGATCCTGTCGGACTCTCCCTATAATGTTAACCGGGCGGGCTTCGTCATCCACAGCGCGGTGCATATGGCCCGGCCTGATGCGCAATGTGTGATACATCTGCACACGCGCGACGGCGTGGCGGTCTCGATTATGGAAGGAGGTCTACGGCCTCTCAGCCAGACCGCAATGGTGATTGCCGATAAGATCGCATTTCACGAGCATGAAGGTGTTTCGCTGGATCTGGACGAGCGCGCGAGATTGCAGGCCGATCTCGGTAACCGGAACCTTATGATCTTGAGAAACCACGGTACGTTGGCGCTGGGACGCACCGTCGGCGAGGCGTTTCGCAGGATTTCGCTGCTTGAGCGCGCCTGCTCGATCCAGGTCGCGGCTATGTCGATGAACGACGACATCCATTATGCTTCCCCAGAGGTGGTCCGCCGCACCGGGGAGCGCTTCGACGAGGCGGCCATGGAGGCAGCAGCAAGCCTCTTATGGCCTGCGCTCGTCCGTAAGATGGAACGGATCGATCCATCCTTCGCCGACATGGACTAG
- a CDS encoding enoyl-CoA hydratase-related protein — translation MNALTLEMKRLIEAYLAVYAADETVRAVVIQGSAKAFAAGTDLAEMREMTALDHARLRTNDVFAAMRAFPKPLIAAVEGFALGGGCELALNCDMIIAGRGARFGQPEIKVGIMPGAGGTQLLLRTIGRYQAVRLALTGSHIDAEEALRMGMISELVESGDAAEAALRVARDIANMPPLAVKSILAAFRFGQNAPLDDALVHERRLFEELFDTDDQEEGMSAFLERRPAAFKGR, via the coding sequence ATGAACGCGCTCACCCTCGAGATGAAGCGGCTGATAGAGGCCTATCTGGCTGTCTACGCGGCCGACGAAACGGTACGCGCGGTAGTCATCCAGGGAAGCGCCAAAGCTTTCGCTGCCGGAACGGACCTGGCCGAGATGCGGGAGATGACGGCATTGGACCATGCGCGATTGCGGACCAACGACGTCTTCGCCGCGATGCGGGCCTTCCCAAAGCCGCTCATCGCGGCCGTCGAAGGTTTCGCGCTTGGCGGCGGATGTGAGCTCGCGCTGAACTGCGACATGATCATTGCGGGCCGCGGCGCCCGTTTTGGTCAGCCGGAGATCAAAGTCGGCATCATGCCCGGGGCTGGAGGGACACAGCTCCTCCTCAGGACGATCGGACGGTACCAGGCCGTGCGACTGGCCCTGACCGGATCGCATATCGATGCCGAAGAAGCCCTGCGGATGGGCATGATCTCAGAACTCGTCGAGTCCGGTGATGCCGCCGAGGCGGCGTTGAGGGTCGCCCGCGACATCGCGAATATGCCGCCCCTGGCCGTTAAATCGATCCTCGCCGCTTTTCGCTTCGGGCAGAACGCTCCCTTGGATGATGCCCTCGTCCATGAGCGCCGGCTCTTCGAGGAGTTGTTTGATACGGATGATCAGGAAGAGGGTATGTCGGCCTTTCTGGAGCGTAGGCCAGCCGCGTTCAAAGGACGGTGA
- a CDS encoding SDR family oxidoreductase, translated as MSSMLDGKVAIVSGAGGAIGGAVAKTLAAYGAKVIVNDLGVSLDGSGADEGPAAATVTAIKAAGGIAEANHDSVADWASAQRVVEAALDHFGKVDIVINNAGNIRSSSFATMPVEDFEEVVRVHLMGSFYLSRAAAPTMEKAGSGAFVHMTSTAGLIGAYGTSGYSAAKAGILGLSRSIAMEMRDCGVRSNCVAPHAFSRMLFVARTDDPAFMDAIERRRDSQRPEQVGEMIAFLSSDLAKDITGQILGVRGNEVYLYSQPRAVRTVHTAEGWTADALGELLPKAWRNSFTPLEDTSAVYSWEAF; from the coding sequence ATGAGCTCGATGTTGGACGGCAAGGTCGCGATCGTCTCGGGCGCGGGCGGCGCGATCGGCGGCGCCGTGGCCAAGACGTTGGCGGCTTATGGCGCCAAAGTCATCGTGAACGATCTCGGCGTCAGTCTCGACGGATCAGGCGCTGACGAAGGCCCCGCTGCAGCGACCGTGACCGCCATCAAAGCCGCCGGCGGCATAGCCGAGGCCAATCACGACAGCGTGGCGGACTGGGCAAGTGCCCAACGCGTGGTTGAGGCGGCCCTCGATCATTTCGGTAAGGTCGATATCGTCATCAACAATGCCGGAAATATCCGCTCGTCCAGCTTCGCCACCATGCCCGTAGAGGATTTCGAAGAAGTGGTCCGCGTCCACCTCATGGGCAGTTTCTATCTTAGCCGAGCGGCGGCCCCGACGATGGAGAAGGCGGGCTCGGGTGCCTTCGTCCACATGACGTCGACGGCCGGGCTGATCGGGGCCTACGGGACGTCCGGCTATTCGGCGGCCAAAGCGGGAATCCTGGGGCTCTCGCGATCGATAGCGATGGAGATGCGGGATTGCGGGGTGCGGTCGAACTGCGTCGCTCCGCATGCTTTCAGTCGTATGCTTTTCGTCGCGCGGACCGACGACCCTGCGTTCATGGACGCGATCGAGCGCCGTCGGGATAGCCAGCGCCCAGAGCAGGTCGGCGAAATGATAGCCTTCCTGTCGTCGGATCTAGCCAAGGATATAACCGGCCAGATCCTCGGCGTGCGAGGCAACGAAGTCTATCTCTATTCGCAACCTCGCGCCGTCCGCACTGTCCATACCGCCGAAGGTTGGACCGCAGACGCGCTCGGCGAGCTTCTCCCCAAGGCGTGGCGAAACAGTTTTACGCCGCTGGAAGACACAAGCGCCGTCTATTCCTGGGAAGCGTTTTAG
- a CDS encoding VOC family protein, giving the protein MRYLHAMVRVTDLDRSVAFYCDALGLVEVARRDVPQGRFTLAFLSAPDDLDPAVIDDPHVSPAHAFKPALELTYNWDVEAYPTGRNFGHLAFEVDDIYAVCGQLLSAGVMISRPPRDGKMAFVRSPDHISIELLQRGAALTPTEPWISMPNAGEW; this is encoded by the coding sequence ATGCGCTATCTTCACGCGATGGTTCGCGTCACCGACCTCGATCGATCGGTGGCGTTCTATTGCGACGCCTTGGGTCTGGTCGAAGTCGCCCGCCGTGACGTGCCGCAGGGCCGCTTCACGCTCGCCTTTCTCAGCGCGCCGGACGATCTCGATCCTGCCGTGATCGACGATCCGCACGTAAGCCCGGCGCACGCATTCAAGCCCGCGCTCGAATTGACCTATAACTGGGACGTCGAGGCGTATCCGACCGGACGGAACTTCGGTCATCTGGCTTTCGAAGTCGATGATATCTACGCGGTATGTGGGCAATTGCTGTCCGCTGGCGTGATGATCTCGCGCCCACCGCGCGACGGAAAAATGGCGTTCGTGCGCTCACCCGACCACATCTCGATCGAGCTGCTCCAGCGCGGCGCGGCGCTAACGCCGACAGAGCCTTGGATATCCATGCCTAACGCGGGCGAATGGTGA
- a CDS encoding spinster family MFS transporter produces the protein MSESDHDQRPGPYAWYVAGVTMLAYVISMIDRKFPFILVESIKRDLHLSDTQVGLLTGVVFTIVYATMAVPTARLADRSSRKRILIASLTVWSCLTSLGGFAQNFWQLAASRVGVAIGESGCSPAAHSMIADYFPPKYRARALGLYFMGAYLGALIGLAAAGWINDLANWRVAMWVLGAPGLLLAVLIIFTVREPERRSLAKAELEVRPSVSQTIFAILRDRTLLLLLIGCALFSFMFGGLQAFAPAYIMRTFHVGTTEVGLSYGLCVGLSGALGSILGGFAGDRYGDQRWKALMVVGLALFAGPPAFWFALATQSYALFLLAFFVAHLGMMLYAGPTYSYMQSRLDSRMHAIGSAIFLFAVSGLGVAFGPLAVGMLSDHFAAIMSGAEPLRHALRMLLAPGLVAACIYVAAALLIRGTERWS, from the coding sequence ATGAGCGAAAGCGATCATGACCAAAGGCCGGGGCCTTATGCCTGGTATGTGGCTGGCGTCACGATGCTCGCCTATGTCATCAGCATGATTGATCGGAAATTCCCTTTCATTCTCGTGGAATCAATTAAGCGTGACCTTCACCTTTCGGACACGCAAGTCGGGCTGCTGACCGGGGTCGTCTTCACCATAGTATATGCGACAATGGCCGTGCCGACCGCCCGACTGGCCGATCGCAGTTCGCGCAAGCGCATCCTGATCGCCTCGCTGACAGTGTGGAGCTGCCTGACCTCGCTTGGCGGATTCGCGCAGAACTTCTGGCAGCTGGCGGCAAGCCGGGTCGGTGTCGCCATCGGTGAGTCGGGATGTTCGCCGGCCGCTCATTCGATGATCGCAGACTATTTTCCACCAAAATACAGGGCCCGCGCGCTAGGGCTTTATTTCATGGGAGCCTATCTCGGCGCGCTGATCGGCTTGGCCGCAGCCGGCTGGATTAACGACCTCGCCAACTGGCGCGTCGCAATGTGGGTACTTGGCGCGCCAGGTCTGCTACTTGCGGTGTTGATCATTTTCACCGTGCGCGAGCCCGAGCGGCGCAGCCTTGCCAAGGCTGAGCTCGAAGTTCGCCCCTCGGTAAGCCAGACGATCTTCGCGATCCTCAGAGATCGCACATTGCTGTTGCTGCTGATCGGCTGTGCGCTGTTTAGCTTCATGTTCGGCGGGCTGCAGGCCTTTGCGCCCGCCTATATCATGCGAACCTTCCACGTCGGAACCACTGAGGTCGGATTATCCTACGGATTATGCGTTGGGCTGTCCGGCGCACTGGGATCAATCCTCGGCGGATTTGCCGGTGATCGTTATGGCGATCAGCGGTGGAAAGCGTTGATGGTCGTCGGCCTCGCGCTGTTCGCCGGGCCGCCCGCCTTCTGGTTTGCGCTGGCAACACAAAGCTACGCGCTTTTCCTCCTGGCGTTTTTCGTCGCCCATCTCGGGATGATGCTCTATGCGGGGCCGACATATTCCTACATGCAGTCACGACTGGATTCGCGGATGCATGCGATCGGGTCCGCGATATTTCTGTTCGCCGTAAGTGGGCTGGGTGTGGCATTCGGGCCGCTTGCGGTCGGGATGTTGAGCGATCATTTCGCCGCGATCATGAGCGGTGCCGAACCATTACGGCACGCCCTACGCATGCTGCTTGCACCGGGACTCGTGGCGGCATGCATATACGTGGCTGCGGCGCTACTGATCAGAGGCACCGAACGGTGGAGCTAG
- a CDS encoding thiamine pyrophosphate-binding protein, whose protein sequence is MSDERVGNMKGHEAVARALLDHGMSLMFGVLGGANIFIVDSYVRTLNGRYVATSNEAGAIAAALAYAACSGTVGLASVTHGPGLTNTITGLIEGVKARIPVVLLAGDTAPAGRGSSQDISQRELVVATGAGFEDVTTADTMLGDLARAVRRAELERRPIVLNVPTQHQWADVEYRKMLIHRPETRGLVAEGEDIERAIGIIAAARKPIIVAGRGAISPGARAALVQLAERTGALLSTTLQARDLFDGERFNLGIFGTLSTAVAADEIVACDCIIAMGAGLNNFTTSKGGLVTGKRVIHCDTDLSAIGRHVAVDAGLVGDVELVANKIIELLDMAELPPSGYRDPRLEEALRTHTPGFSGTATENGLPLHGTIQRVAEAVGHDRATVTDGGRCVVESFKVLRISDPQLWYYNLRFGSIGLGLASAIGASFAARDKPTLLVTGDGGFMNGGLAEFSTAVRNGIDLVILLCNDGGYGMEEIEFRARDMPHDITCFEWPEFAAVAESLGGQGVSVRTEADLEQAIAAISNRTRPLLIDFKLDMRRLPGEVG, encoded by the coding sequence GTGAGCGACGAGCGCGTGGGCAATATGAAGGGGCATGAGGCGGTAGCGCGGGCGCTTCTCGATCATGGAATGAGCCTTATGTTCGGCGTGTTGGGCGGCGCAAACATCTTCATCGTCGATAGCTATGTGCGAACGCTCAACGGTCGATATGTCGCCACGTCGAACGAAGCTGGCGCGATCGCCGCCGCGCTCGCTTATGCCGCCTGTTCGGGAACGGTCGGGCTGGCCAGCGTCACGCACGGCCCCGGACTCACCAATACGATCACGGGACTGATCGAGGGGGTCAAGGCGCGCATCCCCGTCGTGTTGCTGGCAGGCGACACCGCGCCTGCCGGCCGCGGAAGCTCCCAGGACATTTCGCAGCGTGAACTGGTTGTTGCCACCGGGGCGGGCTTCGAGGATGTCACCACGGCGGACACGATGCTCGGAGATTTGGCGCGCGCGGTGCGGCGTGCAGAGTTAGAACGCCGTCCCATCGTGCTGAATGTGCCGACGCAACATCAATGGGCGGACGTAGAATACCGGAAGATGCTGATCCATCGGCCGGAGACGCGTGGACTCGTCGCCGAGGGCGAGGACATCGAGCGTGCGATCGGCATCATCGCCGCCGCGCGCAAGCCGATCATCGTCGCCGGCCGCGGCGCTATCAGTCCGGGCGCGCGCGCCGCGCTCGTCCAGTTGGCCGAGAGGACCGGCGCGCTGCTGAGCACGACGTTGCAGGCTCGCGACCTGTTCGACGGCGAGCGCTTCAACCTCGGGATATTCGGCACGCTTAGCACAGCCGTCGCGGCCGACGAGATTGTCGCGTGCGATTGCATCATCGCGATGGGGGCAGGGCTCAACAATTTCACGACGAGCAAGGGCGGTTTGGTAACGGGCAAGCGCGTTATCCACTGTGATACCGATCTTTCGGCGATCGGACGCCATGTGGCGGTCGACGCCGGCCTGGTCGGCGACGTTGAACTCGTTGCGAACAAGATCATTGAGCTGCTCGATATGGCCGAATTGCCTCCGAGCGGCTATCGCGATCCGAGGCTCGAGGAGGCATTGCGCACTCACACACCTGGATTCTCCGGGACAGCGACTGAGAACGGCCTGCCGCTTCACGGCACTATCCAACGCGTGGCGGAAGCCGTTGGCCATGATCGGGCAACCGTCACCGACGGAGGACGTTGCGTTGTGGAAAGCTTTAAGGTCCTCAGGATATCGGACCCGCAGCTCTGGTATTATAATCTCCGATTTGGTTCGATCGGATTGGGCCTCGCCTCGGCGATCGGCGCGTCGTTCGCGGCACGGGACAAGCCGACGCTGCTCGTCACCGGTGATGGCGGCTTCATGAACGGCGGGCTGGCGGAATTCAGCACTGCGGTCCGAAACGGCATCGACCTCGTCATCCTCCTCTGCAACGACGGCGGATACGGCATGGAAGAGATCGAGTTCAGGGCGCGCGACATGCCCCACGACATAACCTGCTTCGAATGGCCCGAATTTGCGGCGGTCGCCGAGTCACTCGGCGGGCAGGGTGTGTCCGTGCGCACCGAAGCAGATCTTGAGCAGGCTATTGCTGCCATCAGCAATCGTACTCGCCCGCTGCTGATCGATTTCAAGCTCGATATGCGCAGGCTTCCTGGGGAAGTCGGTTAG
- a CDS encoding aromatic ring-hydroxylating oxygenase subunit alpha, with product MNQLDPSHPFARAPGRSYQELLDEDTRHKIPDALRFQNPVDLGVEPVRAERYHSPDFFRKEVDKVFLKTWQYAVHEDELPNVGDTYVFDLLHKTVLITRQEDGSLKAMQNVCLHRGRKLVTHGGCKRQFRCPFHGMEWNIDGTFKWNPIGWDFPQIAEKEFSLPEVRLESWMGFVFINFDPNATPFADLVGVLPDHMEHWKLRDCYKGAHVGKIVRANWKVVAEAFMEGYHVYATHPQANPFIAVEQGQYDLITDHVSRFTTAVGIPTELLEEKDMSEERRIELMLGAGSRANKPFTKESQPQLAAEETTRTHMAERGRRMLQEQTGRDFSEACDADILDGISYHIFPNFHIWGAFPQKICYRMRPIDPDTTLWEAMMIRIAPKDGPRPAPGVFRMLKEDEPWSTVIDELGYLATLYDQDMGNMQPCQDGLKALGDGVVQFAHYSETALRNLHRMIDKYINDEI from the coding sequence ATGAACCAGCTCGACCCTTCGCATCCTTTCGCCCGAGCACCCGGCCGGAGCTATCAAGAGCTGCTGGACGAGGACACCAGGCACAAGATCCCGGACGCGCTGCGGTTTCAAAACCCGGTGGATCTCGGTGTCGAGCCGGTTCGCGCCGAACGCTATCACAGCCCGGATTTCTTTCGAAAGGAAGTCGACAAGGTCTTTCTGAAGACCTGGCAGTATGCGGTCCATGAGGATGAGCTACCCAATGTGGGCGACACTTATGTGTTCGACCTGCTGCATAAGACGGTGCTGATTACCCGTCAGGAAGACGGAAGCCTCAAAGCGATGCAGAATGTCTGCCTCCATCGCGGTCGCAAACTGGTGACACATGGCGGGTGTAAGCGTCAGTTCAGGTGCCCATTCCACGGCATGGAATGGAATATCGACGGAACTTTCAAGTGGAATCCGATTGGATGGGACTTCCCGCAAATAGCCGAGAAGGAGTTCTCGCTCCCGGAGGTTCGCCTCGAATCCTGGATGGGCTTCGTTTTCATCAATTTCGATCCCAACGCTACGCCCTTCGCCGATCTGGTCGGCGTGCTGCCGGATCACATGGAGCATTGGAAGCTCAGGGACTGCTATAAGGGCGCCCATGTCGGCAAGATCGTCCGGGCGAACTGGAAGGTGGTCGCGGAGGCGTTCATGGAGGGATACCATGTCTACGCAACGCATCCGCAGGCCAACCCGTTCATCGCGGTGGAGCAGGGACAATATGATCTGATCACGGATCATGTTTCGCGCTTCACGACGGCGGTCGGCATCCCGACCGAGCTACTGGAAGAGAAGGATATGAGCGAGGAACGTCGCATCGAGCTCATGCTCGGTGCTGGCTCGCGCGCGAACAAGCCTTTTACGAAGGAGAGCCAGCCCCAGCTCGCCGCCGAGGAAACGACGCGCACCCACATGGCGGAACGCGGGCGCAGGATGCTTCAAGAGCAGACGGGGCGCGACTTCTCGGAGGCGTGCGACGCCGACATCCTTGATGGGATATCCTACCACATCTTCCCGAATTTCCACATCTGGGGGGCGTTCCCACAGAAAATCTGCTACCGAATGCGGCCGATCGATCCCGACACCACGCTTTGGGAAGCGATGATGATCCGGATTGCGCCAAAGGACGGGCCGCGCCCAGCGCCCGGAGTCTTCCGCATGCTGAAGGAGGACGAGCCCTGGTCAACCGTGATCGACGAGCTCGGATATCTGGCGACGCTATACGATCAGGACATGGGGAATATGCAGCCATGTCAGGATGGTCTGAAGGCCCTGGGCGACGGTGTCGTACAGTTTGCGCATTATTCCGAAACGGCTCTGCGTAACCTGCACCGCATGATCGACAAATATATCAACGACGAGATTTAG
- a CDS encoding electron transfer flavoprotein subunit alpha/FixB family protein, protein MKTLVWVEHEGGAVKDATLSTVTAAAKLGEVHLLVAGQGVGGVADAAAKIAGVGKVHVADDAAYANALPENVAPLVVELMGHHDAFLAPATANGKNIAPRVAALLDVMQISEILSVEGEDSFTRPTYAGNAIATVQSSDAKKVITVRATAFEKAVREGGSGSVEAVPGKGDAGLSSFVGAEISKSERPELTSAKVIVSGGRALQNSENFHAIIEPLADKLGAAVGASRAAVDAGYVPNDYQVGQTGKIVAPEVYIAVGISGAIQHLAGMKDSKTIIAINKDEEAPIFQVADIGLVGDLFKVVPELVGKL, encoded by the coding sequence ATGAAGACGCTGGTCTGGGTTGAGCATGAGGGCGGCGCGGTCAAGGACGCGACGCTTTCCACCGTCACCGCCGCCGCGAAGCTTGGCGAGGTGCATCTGCTGGTGGCCGGCCAGGGCGTCGGCGGGGTTGCCGATGCGGCCGCGAAGATCGCCGGCGTGGGCAAGGTCCATGTCGCCGACGATGCGGCCTATGCCAATGCGCTGCCGGAGAATGTCGCGCCGCTGGTCGTCGAGCTGATGGGCCATCACGACGCCTTCCTGGCGCCGGCCACCGCCAACGGCAAGAATATCGCGCCGCGTGTCGCAGCGCTGCTCGACGTGATGCAGATCTCCGAGATCCTGTCGGTCGAGGGCGAGGACAGCTTCACCCGTCCGACCTATGCGGGCAATGCGATCGCGACGGTACAGTCGTCGGATGCGAAGAAGGTGATCACGGTGCGCGCCACCGCCTTCGAGAAGGCGGTGCGCGAGGGCGGATCGGGCAGCGTCGAGGCGGTGCCGGGCAAGGGCGATGCGGGTCTCTCCAGCTTCGTCGGTGCCGAGATCTCCAAGTCCGAGCGCCCCGAGCTGACCTCGGCGAAGGTGATCGTCTCGGGCGGCCGCGCGCTGCAGAACAGCGAGAACTTCCATGCGATCATCGAGCCGCTCGCCGACAAGCTCGGCGCGGCGGTCGGCGCCTCGCGCGCCGCGGTCGACGCCGGCTATGTGCCCAACGACTATCAGGTCGGCCAGACCGGCAAGATCGTGGCCCCCGAAGTCTATATCGCGGTCGGCATCTCGGGCGCGATCCAGCACCTCGCCGGCATGAAGGACAGCAAGACGATCATCGCGATCAACAAGGACGAGGAAGCCCCGATCTTCCAGGTGGCCGACATCGGCCTGGTCGGCGATCTGTTCAAGGTCGTGCCGGAACTCGTTGGGAAATTGTGA
- a CDS encoding electron transfer flavoprotein subunit beta/FixA family protein — MKVLVPVKRVIDYNVKPRVKMDGTGVDLANVKMSMNPFDEIAVEEAIRLKEKGVATEIVAVSIGEQKAQETLRTALAMGADRAILIVSETEVEPLGVAKLLAKIVEEEAPGLVILGKQAIDDDSNQTGQMLAALTGRPQGTFASKVEVEGDSVKVTREVDGGLETVSLKTPAIVTTDLRLNEPRYASLPNIMKAKSKPLAQKTPADYGVDVAPRLKTLKVAEPPKRSAGIKVADVDELVAKLKALGVAA; from the coding sequence ATGAAAGTCCTGGTGCCCGTGAAGCGGGTGATCGATTATAATGTGAAGCCGCGGGTCAAGATGGATGGCACGGGTGTGGACCTTGCGAACGTCAAGATGTCGATGAACCCGTTCGACGAGATTGCGGTCGAGGAAGCGATCCGCCTGAAGGAGAAGGGCGTCGCGACCGAGATCGTCGCGGTATCGATCGGCGAGCAGAAGGCGCAGGAGACGCTGCGCACCGCGCTGGCCATGGGGGCCGACCGCGCGATCCTGATCGTGAGCGAGACCGAGGTCGAGCCGCTCGGCGTCGCCAAGCTGCTGGCCAAGATCGTCGAGGAGGAGGCTCCGGGTCTCGTCATCCTCGGCAAGCAGGCGATCGACGACGACAGCAACCAGACCGGCCAGATGCTGGCGGCGCTGACCGGCCGTCCGCAGGGCACCTTCGCGTCGAAGGTCGAGGTCGAGGGCGACAGCGTCAAGGTGACCCGCGAAGTCGACGGCGGGCTGGAGACGGTCAGCCTCAAGACCCCGGCGATCGTGACGACCGACCTGCGCCTCAATGAGCCGCGCTATGCGTCGCTACCGAACATCATGAAGGCGAAGTCCAAGCCGCTCGCGCAGAAGACCCCGGCCGATTACGGCGTCGACGTCGCGCCGCGGCTCAAGACGCTCAAGGTCGCCGAACCGCCGAAGCGGTCGGCGGGGATCAAGGTTGCCGATGTTGACGAGCTTGTCGCCAAGCTCAAGGCCCTGGGAGTCGCGGCATGA
- a CDS encoding CaiB/BaiF CoA transferase family protein — protein sequence MLPLAGVRILDLGRVVAAPFATQLLADLGADVIKVERPGKGDLSREYGPSYFDLPDGSSASGLYLSVNRNKKSVTIDIGSSTGRALILALAAKCDVLVENFKTGDLDKKGLGYGDVAAVHPGIVYCSITGFGHTGPYARHPATDVVFQSMSALMSVTGEADGAPQRAGIAVSDLVGGLYAANAIQAALRARDHDGRGQHIDLSLLDCSVAAMSARAADYFITGDIPVRTGNFAAGVAPAQLFECRDGLLNVQAGTDAQFHKLCAVVDRLDLVPDPRFASSASRVRHAKDLIPIFEQIFAQNTVLFWYEKLVDSGVICSPIYDMAGTFEDPQVKSRGLRSTLRRHDGVSLDFVRNPIRFSKTPIDHYSFPPAVGEHTDQVLAEVLEMTSAEIEALRSAGAV from the coding sequence ATGCTGCCATTGGCCGGTGTGCGGATTCTGGATCTCGGGCGCGTGGTTGCCGCACCTTTTGCCACGCAGTTGCTCGCCGATCTCGGTGCCGACGTGATCAAGGTGGAGCGACCCGGCAAGGGTGATCTAAGCCGGGAATATGGTCCCTCTTACTTCGATCTCCCCGATGGTAGCTCGGCCTCCGGCCTGTATCTAAGCGTCAATCGCAACAAGAAGTCGGTGACCATCGATATCGGATCCTCGACGGGAAGGGCGCTGATCCTGGCGCTGGCAGCGAAATGCGATGTCCTGGTCGAGAACTTCAAGACGGGCGATCTAGACAAAAAGGGTCTGGGCTACGGCGATGTCGCCGCGGTCCATCCGGGGATTGTCTATTGTTCGATTACCGGTTTCGGCCATACGGGGCCCTATGCGCGACATCCGGCGACCGACGTTGTCTTCCAGTCGATGAGCGCCTTGATGAGCGTAACGGGCGAGGCGGACGGGGCTCCGCAACGGGCGGGGATCGCGGTCAGCGATCTCGTGGGCGGATTATACGCTGCGAACGCGATCCAGGCAGCTCTCCGCGCGCGCGATCATGACGGCCGGGGCCAGCACATCGACCTTTCGTTGCTCGACTGCAGCGTCGCCGCCATGTCGGCTCGCGCCGCAGATTATTTCATCACTGGCGATATTCCGGTTCGGACGGGCAATTTCGCTGCCGGCGTGGCCCCGGCGCAGTTGTTCGAATGTCGGGACGGGCTTTTGAACGTTCAGGCAGGCACCGATGCCCAGTTCCACAAGCTTTGTGCGGTAGTGGATCGTCTCGATCTGGTGCCGGATCCTCGTTTCGCTAGCAGCGCGAGCCGCGTCAGGCATGCCAAGGATCTCATTCCGATCTTTGAACAGATCTTCGCGCAGAACACGGTGTTGTTCTGGTATGAGAAACTTGTCGATTCCGGGGTCATCTGCTCGCCGATCTACGATATGGCGGGGACGTTCGAAGACCCGCAGGTGAAGTCGCGCGGGCTCAGATCTACGCTGCGGCGGCATGATGGTGTCTCGCTGGACTTCGTGCGCAACCCGATCCGTTTTTCCAAGACCCCGATCGATCACTATTCCTTTCCACCGGCGGTGGGTGAACACACCGATCAAGTACTCGCCGAAGTGCTAGAAATGACCTCTGCGGAGATCGAAGCGCTTCGGTCGGCCGGAGCCGTCTAG